The Pedobacter roseus genome contains a region encoding:
- a CDS encoding M20 family metallo-hydrolase: MLLENIQKESLDLLLQLIRIQSFSKEEDRTANLIAQFLEERGVKIQRKMNNVWAYNKYFDSAKPTLLLNSHHDTVKPNSGYTRDPYDAAIEGDKLFGLGSNDAGGCLVSLIGTFLYYYEQENLKYNICLAATAEEEISGNNGLELVLPDLGELEFGIVGEPTEMNLAIAERGLLVLDCVSHGKAGHAAREEGENAIYKALKDIEWFRNYQFPKVSDVFGPLKMTVTIINAGSQHNVVPANCTFTVDVRVTDAYTNEEVLEIIRANVDCDVTPRSIRLKPSSIDKNHPVVQAGVALGRTTYGSPTTSDQALLDIPSVKCGPGFSGRSHMADEFLYVHEVAEGVAGYVNMLKPVINGK; this comes from the coding sequence ATGTTACTAGAAAATATACAAAAAGAAAGTCTGGATTTATTGCTGCAGCTAATTCGCATCCAGTCTTTTAGTAAAGAAGAAGACCGGACGGCAAATTTAATTGCGCAGTTTCTGGAAGAGAGAGGAGTTAAGATCCAGCGTAAAATGAATAACGTTTGGGCTTACAACAAATATTTTGATTCGGCTAAACCAACATTGCTTCTAAATTCACATCATGATACGGTAAAGCCTAATTCTGGTTATACCCGTGATCCTTATGACGCTGCAATTGAAGGTGACAAATTATTCGGTTTAGGCAGTAATGATGCAGGGGGATGTCTGGTTTCGCTAATTGGTACGTTTTTATATTACTACGAACAGGAAAATTTAAAATATAACATCTGCCTGGCCGCAACTGCTGAGGAAGAAATTTCGGGCAATAACGGTTTGGAACTGGTTCTTCCAGATTTAGGCGAATTGGAATTCGGGATTGTAGGAGAGCCGACAGAAATGAATTTAGCCATTGCCGAACGTGGTTTGTTGGTGTTAGATTGCGTATCACACGGTAAAGCTGGTCATGCCGCCCGCGAAGAAGGAGAGAATGCCATTTATAAAGCTTTAAAAGACATTGAGTGGTTTAGGAATTATCAGTTCCCTAAAGTATCGGATGTTTTCGGCCCGTTGAAAATGACCGTTACGATTATCAATGCAGGTTCGCAACACAATGTTGTGCCGGCAAATTGTACTTTCACAGTTGATGTACGTGTAACCGATGCTTATACCAATGAAGAAGTTTTAGAAATCATCAGGGCAAATGTTGACTGTGATGTTACCCCACGTTCTATTCGTTTAAAACCATCATCAATTGATAAAAACCATCCGGTTGTTCAGGCTGGGGTTGCATTGGGAAGGACCACTTATGGCTCGCCAACTACATCCGATCAGGCTTTGTTGGATATTCCTTCAGTAAAATGTGGCCCTGGTTTTTCTGGTCGCTCACACATGGCTGACGAATTTTTATACGTGCATGAGGTTGCAGAAGGTGTAGCAGGATACGTAAACATGCTGAAACCCGTAATCAACGGTAAATAA
- the proC gene encoding pyrroline-5-carboxylate reductase encodes MSKKIAIIGTGNIGLSLAKGLVKADFAQAADITLTRRNIDHLKSFAEAGFNISNNNKQTVVDADVVILAVLPQQLNTVLDEINASIDATKHLVISVISGVSCAAVREKLGENVEVIRVMPNTAIAIGQSMTCMASDNASAENIASVTKMFETVGSVVKINEDLMTSATALCACGIAFFLRAIRAASQGGVEIGFHADEALKMAVQTAKGAADLLLLHGTHPESEIDKVTSPKGCTIAGLNEMEHNGFSSSLIKGIKLSALKAGNLYTKES; translated from the coding sequence ATGTCAAAAAAAATAGCCATCATTGGTACCGGAAATATCGGATTATCTTTAGCAAAAGGTTTGGTGAAGGCCGACTTTGCCCAAGCAGCCGACATTACGCTTACCCGAAGAAATATCGACCACTTAAAATCTTTTGCAGAAGCTGGTTTTAATATAAGCAATAACAATAAACAAACCGTTGTAGATGCCGATGTTGTGATTTTAGCTGTTCTACCGCAGCAATTAAATACGGTTCTTGATGAAATTAACGCTTCGATAGATGCTACAAAACATTTGGTCATTTCGGTAATTTCGGGTGTAAGCTGCGCTGCGGTGAGAGAAAAATTAGGCGAAAATGTTGAAGTGATCCGGGTAATGCCAAATACGGCAATTGCCATCGGCCAATCCATGACCTGTATGGCCAGCGATAATGCCTCAGCAGAAAATATTGCAAGTGTGACTAAAATGTTCGAAACCGTAGGTTCAGTTGTGAAAATTAATGAAGATTTAATGACTTCTGCAACAGCGCTTTGTGCCTGTGGTATTGCATTCTTTTTAAGGGCAATTAGGGCTGCATCGCAAGGTGGTGTAGAAATTGGCTTTCATGCTGATGAAGCTTTAAAAATGGCAGTTCAAACGGCTAAGGGAGCGGCAGATTTACTTTTATTGCACGGAACACACCCAGAATCAGAAATAGATAAGGTAACTTCGCCGAAAGGTTGTACCATTGCCGGCTTAAACGAAATGGAACACAATGGTTTTAGTTCTTCATTAATAAAGGGTATTAAACTTTCAGCTTTAAAAGCGGGGAATTTGTATACCAAAGAGAGCTAA